Proteins encoded in a region of the Lathamus discolor isolate bLatDis1 chromosome Z, bLatDis1.hap1, whole genome shotgun sequence genome:
- the TRIM14 gene encoding LOW QUALITY PROTEIN: tripartite motif-containing protein 14 (The sequence of the model RefSeq protein was modified relative to this genomic sequence to represent the inferred CDS: inserted 2 bases in 1 codon; substituted 6 bases at 6 genomic stop codons) has protein sequence MRTIVQGPSACSCLDPRVYEINRKDTLCAPECRTWGQHAVHLELMAFCLKDPEDRTEQEAGNRKSIEQGDLKVKCTCPLSKRQLSVTELQLLLWEEGSLVQNFIDGKSQQALEAHDQQLEACXEKLAALEAVSRQTRQIQQHTDPIQLLEVEHDSLHLMLXLSDEXLVVSCNWRSCSYPCGPQKFSKLWQVLSRDAFLSGSHYWXVDLLHTGAGWWAGAAYPSTDRKGDSKTCQXGWNRASLCFTNFEFAYWAFHXGERIPXPIGNDPNHTGVFLDYEARILSLYNVSDGMGHLNTFRCRFIELMYPALRLWEGSADKKESFNN, from the exons ATGAGAACCATTGTGCAAGGTCCATCAGCCTGCTCTTGCCTGGATCCAAGAGTGTATGAAATCAACCGGAAGGACACCCTCTGTGCTCCTGAATGCAGGACATGGGGTCAGCATGCTGTGCACTTG GAGCTCATGGCATTTTGCTTGAAGGATCCAGAAGACAGAACAGAGCAAGAAGCTGGTAACAGAAAGAGCATAGAGCAGGGTGATCTGAAGGTAAAGT GCACATGCCCTTTGAGCAAAAGACAGCTGTCAGTAACTGAGCTCCAGTTACTTCTTTGGGAAGAAGGGAGTCTGGTACAAAACTTCATTGATGGGAAGTCTCAACAAGCCCTGGAAGCACATGACCAGCAGCTGGAGGCCTGTTGAGAGAAGCTTGCAGCCCTAGAGGCCGTCTCACGTCAGACCAGACAAATACAGCAGCACACTGATCCTATTCAGTTGCTGGAGGTG GAGCATGACAGTCTTCACCTGATGCTGTAACTGTCTGATGAGTAACTTGTAGTAAGCTGTAACTGGAGGAGTTGTTCTTACCCTTGTGGTCCCCAGAAGTTCAGTAAGTTATGGCAAGTGCTAAGCAGGGATGCCTTCCTCTCTGGGAGCCATTACTGGTAAGTGGATCTGCTCCACACTGGAGCGGGATGGTGGGCTGGTGCAGCTTACCCTTCCACTGACAGGAAAGGAGACTCCAAAACCTGCCAATAGGGCTGGAACAGAGCATCTTTGTGCTTTACGAACTTTGAGTTTGCATACTGGGCATTTCACTAGGGGGAGAGAATCCC CCCCATAGGAAATGATCCCAATCACACTGGTGTTTTTCTGGATTATGAAGCAAGAATCCTTTCATTGTACAATGTCAGTGATGGCATGGGTCACCTGAACACCTTCCGTTGCAGGTTCATAGAACTCATGTACCCAGCCCTGAGGCTCTGGGAAGGATCTGCAG acaaaaaagaatCATTTAACAATTGA